The Cytophagia bacterium CHB2 genomic sequence GGAGCTACTATGATCTTGCTCATCCATATGAAAAAGCGTGATGATTTGCGTCGCAGTCGGCCGGCTGATCCGCATAGCTGTCAGTTAAGCATCATTCTACTTCAATCAGAAAGGCTTAAACTATGCGTTCAGTCATGCGTTTACTCGTGTTATTGGCGTTGTTGTCTTTGCACGCCTGTTCCGCAAATTTGCCAACTTCGCCCGAGAGTCAAGATGTTCCCAATTTGGCAAGCGATAGCGGTAATTCTACGCAACAGAGTGGTGATGATCCACCCCCGCCACCGCCTCCGCCAGGCAATGGTGGTGGTTGGTATTAGTGTTGGTTAAATTTATGAAGCGCCGGAGAGAAAACTCCGGCGCTTATGTGATAAAGATATTTTGAGATCAACAGCAGAGCTTAAAAATCTGAAGCGCTTACAAAAATTCAGTTGATTATATAGGGACATCTACTTACCATTGTGCCACAAATAACCCAGAGTTGTGTTGCACAATTATTCAAGAAAGGGTGGCGCAACATGATCCGTAAAGCTTTTTATTGGGCAGACGCGCAAGTGTTATGTTTTTGGAAGAACGCTATGTCTGGACTCGGAGTCGCTGCGTTTGGTGTGCTTCTGGCTCTGTTGGCTTCAGTCGTTGTTTTGGGCAATGATCGAGACGAAGCGACCCTCCGGCACCTTAAGGAGGTTCTCTGGCCCAGAGCATATGCGGAGCAGGATGTCAAGCTTCTCGATTCGATCCTTGCGCCGGAGTTCTGCCGGATCGATGCCGCCGGCAACTGGTCGACAAAGAACGACGAGCTTGAATACATTAGCAAGAACAAGCCCAAATATGATTCTTTGGTTTTCTCCATCAAGAGATTGGACGTGTTCGAGAACGGCACAGCCATCGTGGCGGGTGAGGGCACAGTCAAAGGGCAGGATGAGGCCGGCCCTTATGCAATGACCTATCAATCCACCAACGTGCTTATCAAGCGCAACGGCGCTTGGACAGCCATTTCGTCACACGTCTCTGGAGTGAAGCGAACGCCAGCTCAAGAACGCGGGCCCTCGGACGATGCGGGATCGCGCCGTTGAATGCAGGCTTAGGGCGAAGCAGTCGGGATTGTTGTTTGAATCAGGGTTTGGTTAGCCAAGCGTGCTGTGATATTTATACCGAACTCCTCGTACGGCGACGCCAATAAATATAACCCCCGCCGGTCAAAGCTACGAGCAAAATTCCTAGAATAAGCCAGCCGTGTGCGTTGTTCGGCGATTCCAACTGGACCTGCCAATCGTAACCGTAATAACAGAATCCTGCCCAATCCAACACACTGTTATCCTCGTTCGACAAGATTTCAAGTTTGGCCGCTTGCAGGGCTTGCACTGCGGTTTTCCCGCGCGATAATGCGTAATAGTATCGTTGAAAAAATTTTGCCGTTACCATATCATCCACGGACCACAAACTCGCGATCACGCTGGGCGTGCCGGCAGCGCGAAACGCTTGTACGAATCCCTCGAAACCCTCACCGTTTAAGAAAAGGCCGCGCGCCGTTTCACAACCGCTCAAAATCGCGATTTTGGCGCGCAAGTGCATGCGAAAAATTTCAAAGGCATAAATCTTATTGTGCGCCTCGGTTGCTTCCGTCTCAGACAGAAGAATCTCAGCAAAATGCGGCTCTCCCGCTTCGCTTGCCGCGTGGCTGGCGATATGCAGCCAGTCGCAGTCCGGCAAAGCGGCCAACACGTTTTCGCGTGTAGCCTCTGTGCCCGCCAGCGTGCGCTGAACCTTCACGGCTTGCG encodes the following:
- a CDS encoding nuclear transport factor 2 family protein, which encodes MIRKAFYWADAQVLCFWKNAMSGLGVAAFGVLLALLASVVVLGNDRDEATLRHLKEVLWPRAYAEQDVKLLDSILAPEFCRIDAAGNWSTKNDELEYISKNKPKYDSLVFSIKRLDVFENGTAIVAGEGTVKGQDEAGPYAMTYQSTNVLIKRNGAWTAISSHVSGVKRTPAQERGPSDDAGSRR